A portion of the Acidisoma sp. PAMC 29798 genome contains these proteins:
- a CDS encoding ATP-dependent DNA helicase, protein MSASHDSAAIALPEWSALVTGAGIAVLMTADGEMLSLTPTEAIERLAVLGPPLLVHAPATWRRLGSAASPAYDLLELFAFVLPTQAAVPTARGLAQALGLPVPASGLENAAALLPAIAVALLRRLQQDAAMTNNKDAGALATRMGKAGWSWGPIIAEALALANVSPGAEGAALRVWRRLPEWEEQAPPPPPSSLAVSSSEARARLVQLVGPQAEQRQGQSDYASAAAAAFAPRVTEGSPHMVLAEAGTGTGKTLGYVAPASLWAERNHAPVWISTFTRHLQRQVETELERLFPDPVERRRRVVLRKGRENYLCLLNMEDAVTAALSGLNPALVIPLGLIARWAALTTDGDILGGDLPGWFIELFGAVLVTSLGDRRGECIYAACTHWKRCFVEHGIRRAREADLVVANHALVLTQAAWGGLDDAQIPTRYVFDEGHHLFDAADAAFSAELSGREAAELRRWLLGAEGARSRGKGIQTRIGNLVVDRPDLISPLEAALNAARALPAPGWGSRLSQELPQPHAENAIANASETFFVALRAQVLARLSGSGHDDEARSGFAAECDLHPVSLEVTETGAMLKRALSRIEEPLTTLMNRLLARLDDEAEELDAATRARIEGMARSIKRRAVEPLKAWQAMLSDMVEAAPAAGAYPSHIQFLRLDRGEIGLRDVALLRHWLDPTIPFSLVLAAPSHGVLVTSATLRDGGDEDPEHSWEAAEARVGANHLPLPAIRASLPSPFDYAARTRAFVVTDVDGQDPAALAAAYRTLFLASGGGGLGLFTAIGRLRSVHRRIAPALEQAGIPLYGQHIDAMNNATLVDIFRAEENACLLGTDAMRDGVDVPGRALRLVVFERVPWPRPDILHRERRIHLSGAAPKEYDDRIARLRLRQAFGRLIRRVDDRGVFVLLDRRTPTRLLSAFPAGVEVRRVGLAEAARESHDFLQQDGTT, encoded by the coding sequence ATGAGTGCGTCCCACGACTCCGCCGCCATCGCCTTGCCCGAGTGGTCCGCGCTGGTCACCGGCGCCGGCATCGCCGTCCTGATGACGGCCGACGGCGAAATGCTGTCCCTCACACCCACCGAAGCGATCGAGCGTCTTGCCGTCCTCGGGCCGCCGCTACTGGTCCATGCCCCCGCGACCTGGCGGCGGCTGGGGTCGGCGGCATCACCCGCCTACGACCTGCTTGAATTGTTTGCCTTCGTCCTGCCCACGCAGGCCGCCGTGCCGACAGCGCGGGGATTGGCCCAGGCACTCGGCCTGCCGGTGCCGGCCAGCGGCCTGGAAAACGCGGCGGCTTTGTTGCCCGCGATCGCTGTCGCGCTGCTCCGCAGGCTGCAGCAGGACGCCGCCATGACGAACAACAAGGACGCTGGCGCCCTGGCCACCCGCATGGGCAAGGCCGGCTGGTCTTGGGGACCGATCATCGCCGAAGCCTTGGCACTCGCCAATGTGTCGCCCGGTGCGGAGGGTGCCGCGCTTCGCGTCTGGCGGCGACTGCCGGAATGGGAGGAGCAGGCGCCACCGCCACCACCCTCCTCGCTCGCCGTTTCCTCGTCCGAGGCCCGTGCGCGTCTCGTGCAATTGGTCGGGCCGCAGGCTGAACAGCGCCAGGGCCAATCGGATTACGCCTCGGCCGCCGCCGCGGCCTTCGCACCCCGGGTGACAGAGGGTTCGCCGCATATGGTGCTGGCGGAAGCCGGCACCGGCACCGGCAAGACGCTGGGCTATGTCGCACCCGCCAGCCTTTGGGCCGAGCGCAATCATGCCCCGGTCTGGATCAGCACCTTCACCCGCCATCTGCAACGCCAAGTGGAGACGGAGCTGGAGCGGCTGTTCCCCGATCCCGTTGAGCGCCGCCGCCGCGTCGTCCTGCGCAAAGGGCGGGAAAACTATCTCTGCCTGCTGAACATGGAAGATGCGGTGACGGCCGCGCTGAGCGGCTTGAACCCGGCGCTGGTCATTCCCCTCGGCCTCATCGCCCGCTGGGCAGCGCTGACGACGGACGGAGATATCCTCGGCGGCGATCTTCCCGGCTGGTTCATTGAGCTGTTCGGCGCCGTTCTGGTCACCAGCCTGGGCGACCGGCGCGGCGAATGCATCTATGCCGCCTGCACCCATTGGAAGCGCTGCTTCGTGGAGCACGGCATCCGCCGCGCGCGGGAGGCCGACCTCGTCGTCGCCAACCACGCCTTGGTGCTGACCCAGGCTGCCTGGGGCGGTCTTGATGACGCGCAGATCCCCACGCGCTATGTCTTCGACGAAGGCCATCACCTGTTCGATGCGGCGGACGCCGCCTTCTCGGCCGAACTCTCGGGCCGCGAAGCGGCGGAGTTGCGACGCTGGCTGCTCGGCGCCGAGGGTGCGCGGTCGCGCGGCAAGGGCATCCAGACCCGCATCGGCAATTTGGTCGTGGATCGGCCGGACCTCATCTCCCCCCTCGAAGCGGCGTTAAACGCGGCACGCGCCCTGCCCGCGCCAGGCTGGGGCAGCCGGCTGTCGCAGGAGCTGCCTCAGCCCCATGCCGAGAACGCCATCGCCAATGCGTCCGAGACCTTCTTCGTCGCCCTTCGCGCCCAGGTTCTGGCACGCCTTTCCGGTAGCGGGCACGACGATGAAGCCCGCTCCGGTTTTGCCGCCGAATGCGACCTCCATCCGGTTTCGCTGGAGGTTACAGAGACCGGCGCCATGCTCAAGCGTGCGCTCAGCCGGATCGAGGAGCCGCTCACTACCCTGATGAACCGCCTGCTGGCCCGGCTGGACGACGAAGCCGAGGAGTTGGATGCGGCGACCCGCGCCCGGATCGAGGGCATGGCCCGCTCCATCAAACGCCGCGCGGTGGAACCGCTCAAGGCCTGGCAGGCGATGCTGTCGGATATGGTCGAAGCGGCGCCCGCCGCCGGTGCCTATCCCAGCCATATCCAGTTCCTCCGGCTCGATCGCGGTGAGATCGGGCTGCGGGATGTGGCGCTGCTGCGCCATTGGCTCGACCCCACGATCCCCTTCTCGCTCGTTCTCGCGGCGCCGTCGCATGGCGTGCTCGTCACTTCCGCCACCTTGCGGGATGGCGGAGACGAGGACCCAGAGCATTCCTGGGAAGCGGCGGAAGCCCGTGTCGGCGCCAATCACCTGCCGCTGCCGGCCATTCGCGCCAGCCTGCCGAGCCCCTTCGACTATGCCGCCCGCACACGCGCCTTTGTCGTCACGGATGTCGATGGCCAGGATCCGGCGGCCCTGGCGGCGGCCTATCGCACGCTGTTCCTCGCCTCCGGCGGCGGCGGATTGGGTCTGTTCACCGCCATCGGCAGGCTGCGTTCGGTTCATCGTCGCATCGCGCCAGCCCTGGAACAGGCGGGCATCCCGCTCTACGGCCAGCATATCGACGCCATGAACAACGCCACGCTGGTGGATATCTTCCGGGCCGAGGAAAATGCCTGCCTGCTCGGCACAGATGCGATGCGTGACGGCGTCGATGTCCCAGGTCGCGCCCTGCGGCTGGTGGTGTTCGAGCGCGTGCCATGGCCGCGCCCGGACATTCTGCATCGGGAGCGTCGCATCCACCTCTCCGGCGCCGCGCCCAAGGAATATGACGACCGGATCGCGCGCCTGCGCCTGCGGCAGGCTTTCGGCCGCCTCATCCGTCGGGTAGATGACCGCGGCGTCTTCGTGCTGCTGGACCGGCGAACGCCGACCCGGCTGCTCTCGGCTTTTCCGGCCGGGGTCGAAGTGCGCCGGGTCGGCCTCGCCGAGGCCGCCCGCGAAAGCCACGATTTCCTACAGCAGGACGGAACCACGTAG
- a CDS encoding TIGR00645 family protein, translating into MSNTERGMRHLPARLILASRWMMAPLYLGLIVSFLLILLRFFTKLFGLFWTAQTQSTNEVIVGVLSLVELSLMGNLIIMVVFSGYENYVSRIYAENDPERPSWMEHVDFSDIKLKLMGSIVAITAIQLLELFLDVTTHTDRELYFAIGIHMVFVFSCVMLALMDRLSAPHSSGEAPAPSP; encoded by the coding sequence ATGTCCAATACCGAGCGCGGGATGAGGCACCTGCCCGCCCGACTCATCCTTGCCAGTCGCTGGATGATGGCACCGCTCTATCTCGGCCTCATCGTCAGCTTCCTGCTCATCCTGCTGCGGTTCTTTACTAAGCTGTTCGGGCTTTTCTGGACCGCGCAGACCCAGTCAACCAACGAAGTCATCGTCGGCGTCTTGTCGCTAGTGGAGCTGTCGCTGATGGGCAACCTCATCATCATGGTGGTCTTTTCCGGCTACGAAAATTACGTCTCGCGCATCTATGCCGAGAATGACCCCGAGCGACCGAGTTGGATGGAGCATGTCGATTTCAGCGATATCAAGCTGAAGCTGATGGGCTCAATCGTCGCCATTACCGCCATCCAACTTCTCGAACTCTTCCTGGACGTGACCACCCATACCGATCGGGAGCTTTATTTCGCGATCGGTATCCACATGGTCTTCGTTTTCTCCTGTGTCATGCTCGCCCTGATGGATCGTCTGTCGGCGCCGCACTCTTCAGGCGAAGCACCCGCGCCGTCGCCGTGA
- a CDS encoding MFS transporter, with product MTGRKTRPKLIVAAMLISTFMAAVEVTVISIAMPTIVAKLGGFSLFSWTFGIYLLTQAVMTPLYGRLADSFGRKTVYLWSTALFLLGSLLCGLSWSMESLILFRAIQGIGGGALAPLATTIIGDVCKPEDRARIMGYGSGIWGIAALAGPLLGAFFVNTLGWPFVFWVNLPIGIITMIMVIRFLHEPASGKSGAPIDLLGAGLLILGIGAMMVALVQFETLLAWELAVLLIITLFALAGFALRERQLLHPMLPLHLMTRPVILAAQASALLAGGILIGLTAFLPAWVQGVEGGSALQSGIVLGVLTVAWTAATMTIGRAVGRSRDRVIAIGAGLVMVAASIGLLFVSRGQGLMLLYVVCVPLGAGMGLTSLVFTIAVQSGVAHVDRGRATALFYFSRLIGQALGAAAFGGVLNSGLAGAGTHDALRALVSPARRAALSPMDLDRLTGLLGAALHGVFILSAVLAVGALLAALLVPRQRVNR from the coding sequence ATGACCGGGCGCAAGACCCGCCCGAAGCTGATCGTGGCGGCCATGCTGATCTCCACCTTCATGGCGGCCGTCGAGGTCACGGTGATCAGCATCGCCATGCCGACCATCGTCGCCAAGCTCGGCGGCTTCAGCCTGTTTTCCTGGACCTTCGGCATCTATCTGCTGACCCAGGCGGTGATGACACCGCTCTATGGCCGGCTTGCAGATAGTTTTGGGCGGAAGACCGTCTATCTGTGGAGTACCGCGCTGTTCCTGCTGGGCTCGCTCCTATGCGGCCTATCTTGGAGCATGGAATCGCTCATCCTGTTCCGCGCCATACAGGGGATCGGTGGCGGCGCGCTGGCACCCCTCGCGACGACGATCATCGGGGATGTCTGCAAGCCGGAAGATCGCGCCCGGATCATGGGCTATGGCAGCGGCATCTGGGGCATTGCCGCCCTGGCCGGGCCGCTGCTCGGCGCCTTTTTCGTCAATACCCTCGGCTGGCCCTTCGTGTTCTGGGTCAATCTCCCGATCGGCATCATCACGATGATCATGGTGATCCGGTTCCTGCATGAGCCCGCCAGCGGCAAAAGTGGCGCGCCGATCGATCTGCTGGGCGCCGGCCTGCTGATCCTCGGCATCGGGGCGATGATGGTGGCGCTGGTCCAATTCGAGACCCTTTTGGCTTGGGAACTCGCGGTCTTACTGATCATCACGCTCTTCGCCCTGGCCGGCTTCGCGCTGCGCGAGCGGCAGTTGCTCCATCCGATGCTGCCCCTGCATCTCATGACCCGGCCCGTGATCCTGGCGGCCCAGGCCTCCGCTTTGCTCGCCGGCGGTATCCTGATCGGCCTGACAGCCTTCCTGCCCGCCTGGGTTCAGGGGGTGGAGGGTGGCTCGGCGCTGCAATCCGGCATCGTCCTCGGAGTGCTGACGGTGGCCTGGACGGCCGCGACCATGACCATCGGCCGCGCTGTCGGCCGCAGCCGGGACCGCGTGATTGCGATCGGGGCCGGGTTGGTCATGGTCGCTGCCAGCATCGGCCTACTGTTCGTGAGCCGGGGGCAGGGCCTGATGCTGCTCTACGTTGTCTGCGTGCCTCTCGGCGCCGGCATGGGTCTCACCAGCCTTGTTTTCACGATCGCGGTTCAGTCCGGCGTCGCTCATGTCGATCGCGGCCGCGCCACCGCGCTCTTCTATTTCAGCCGGTTGATCGGCCAGGCGTTGGGGGCAGCGGCCTTTGGCGGAGTCTTGAACAGCGGCCTCGCCGGTGCCGGCACCCATGACGCGTTGCGCGCCCTGGTCAGCCCCGCCCGACGTGCCGCGCTCTCACCCATGGATCTCGACCGGCTAACCGGCCTACTCGGTGCCGCCCTGCATGGCGTGTTCATCCTCTCCGCCGTCCTCGCGGTCGGCGCTTTGCTCGCGGCGCTGCTGGTGCCGCGTCAGCGCGTCAATCGCTGA
- the mgrA gene encoding L-glyceraldehyde 3-phosphate reductase has translation MTYQPDPARYEAIPYRRCGRSGLDLPAISLGLWHNFGGKDVFETGRAVIQRAFDRGVTHFDLANNYGPPYGSAEENFGVILKKDFSAHRDELVVSSKAGWDMWPGPYGMGGSRKYLIASCDQSLKRMGLDYVDIFYSHRPDPTTPLEETMGALAHLVRTGKALYVGISSYSPELTRRASDILKGMGVPLLIHQPSYSMLNRWVEDELLDTLTEIGTGCIAFSPLAQGLLTDKYLNGIPEGTRASKGSSFSKELLTEENIARVRGLSDVAKSRGQTLAQMAIAWVLRGPAVTSALIGARTVAQLDNALDAAKNTQFSPDELAAIDRHAQEGGIDLWREVASMN, from the coding sequence ATGACCTATCAGCCTGATCCGGCCCGCTACGAGGCCATCCCCTATCGCCGCTGCGGCCGATCCGGCCTGGACTTGCCCGCGATCTCCCTCGGTCTCTGGCATAACTTTGGCGGCAAGGACGTGTTCGAGACGGGCCGCGCCGTGATCCAGCGCGCCTTCGATCGTGGCGTCACGCATTTCGATCTCGCCAATAACTACGGCCCTCCCTACGGCTCGGCGGAGGAGAATTTCGGCGTCATCCTCAAGAAGGATTTCAGTGCCCATCGCGACGAGCTGGTGGTTTCCAGCAAGGCCGGCTGGGATATGTGGCCCGGTCCCTACGGCATGGGCGGCTCGCGCAAATACCTCATCGCGAGCTGCGACCAGAGCCTCAAGCGCATGGGCTTGGATTATGTCGACATCTTCTATTCCCACCGCCCGGACCCGACGACGCCGCTGGAAGAGACGATGGGCGCCCTCGCCCACCTCGTCCGCACCGGCAAGGCGCTCTATGTCGGCATCTCCTCCTACAGCCCGGAACTCACGCGCCGCGCCTCCGACATCCTGAAGGGCATGGGCGTCCCGCTGCTGATCCACCAGCCGTCCTATTCCATGCTGAACCGCTGGGTGGAGGATGAGCTGCTCGACACGCTGACCGAGATCGGCACTGGGTGCATCGCCTTCTCCCCGCTCGCGCAGGGCCTCCTCACGGACAAGTATCTCAATGGTATCCCGGAGGGCACCCGCGCGTCCAAGGGCAGTTCCTTCAGCAAGGAATTGCTGACGGAGGAGAACATCGCCCGCGTGCGTGGCCTGAGCGATGTCGCCAAAAGCCGTGGCCAAACCCTGGCGCAGATGGCGATCGCCTGGGTGCTGCGCGGTCCGGCGGTGACCTCGGCCCTGATCGGGGCGCGCACCGTCGCGCAGCTCGACAATGCCCTGGACGCCGCCAAGAACACTCAGTTCAGCCCTGACGAACTCGCCGCGATCGACCGTCACGCCCAAGAAGGCGGCATCGACCTGTGGCGCGAAGTCGCGTCGATGAATTGA
- a CDS encoding amylo-alpha-1,6-glucosidase yields the protein MTVQTAAPVSPHTTAPPSAPPYAVSATISLQERQFRTLKNADMFGVFDLTGSINPCDGGTEGLYNRDTRYLSLFDLRIGGGRPILLSSTLRDDNGALTCDLTNPDMSLDGKVLLEHDVIHIRRSRFMINATCFERMQVRNFSTEPQRLQIELRFDSDFVDLFEVRGTPRAHRGTREPSEVTANSVSLHYLGLDHIRRSTHLRFYPQPTELDANRAMFDLTIGPRERTLIFLEIACDVVPTRDVRENFLVSMVETRRWMRSRSARAAAIASSNEVFNEAIRRAIADLYMLITEKPTGLYPYAGIPWFSAPFGRDALITALHTLWLDPLIARGVLGYLAENQATTVDAAADAEPGKILHEVRQGEMAMLGEVPFRHYYGSVDSTPLFLMLAGAYVERTQDDETARLLWPHFVAALDWIERYGDRDGDGFVEYYRATENGLANQGWKDSWDSVFHADGALAKGAIALCEVQGYVYAARKAMGMIGRRLGHEDLAAAQETKAEALRVAFEAAYWCEEIGTYALALDGEKKPCRVRSSNAGHLMLSGIVSAERAAIMAQGFMSSQFFTGWGIRTIASSEARYNPMAYHNGSVWPHDNALIGMGLARYGHTDAVAKIFGGIFDAAHAIELRRLPELFCGFARRRAQGPTFYPVACSPQAWAASTLPALMQASLGITFDVANRSVVFNKPSLPAFLDEVTLHNLSPGTGRISVVLRRIGNEVALNVLERHGDVHVLLRS from the coding sequence GTGACCGTTCAGACCGCCGCGCCCGTTTCGCCCCATACCACCGCCCCGCCCAGTGCGCCGCCCTATGCGGTGTCGGCAACCATTTCCCTTCAGGAACGCCAGTTTCGTACCCTGAAGAACGCCGACATGTTCGGCGTCTTCGACCTTACCGGCAGTATCAACCCCTGCGACGGTGGCACCGAGGGTCTGTACAACCGCGACACCCGCTACCTGTCGCTGTTCGACCTGCGTATCGGCGGCGGCCGGCCCATCCTGCTCAGCTCGACACTGCGGGACGATAACGGCGCGCTGACCTGCGACCTGACGAACCCGGACATGTCGCTGGACGGCAAGGTCTTGCTGGAACACGACGTTATCCACATCCGCCGCTCCCGCTTCATGATCAACGCCACCTGCTTCGAGCGTATGCAGGTGCGCAATTTCTCGACCGAGCCGCAGCGGCTGCAAATCGAACTCCGCTTCGATTCCGACTTCGTGGACCTGTTCGAGGTGCGTGGTACGCCGCGCGCCCATCGCGGCACCCGGGAGCCGAGCGAGGTCACCGCCAATTCCGTCAGCCTCCATTACCTGGGGCTCGATCACATCCGCCGCTCCACACACCTGCGCTTTTACCCGCAGCCGACCGAACTCGACGCCAATCGGGCGATGTTCGACCTCACCATCGGCCCGCGCGAGCGAACGCTCATCTTCCTCGAAATCGCCTGCGACGTTGTGCCGACGCGCGACGTGCGGGAAAACTTCCTCGTCTCGATGGTGGAGACGCGCCGCTGGATGCGGTCACGCTCCGCACGGGCGGCGGCGATCGCCAGTTCCAATGAGGTGTTCAACGAGGCGATCCGCCGCGCGATCGCGGATCTTTATATGCTCATCACCGAAAAACCGACCGGTCTCTATCCCTATGCCGGCATTCCCTGGTTCAGCGCGCCTTTCGGTCGCGACGCTTTGATCACCGCCCTGCATACGCTGTGGCTCGATCCGCTGATCGCCCGTGGCGTGCTCGGCTATCTCGCCGAAAACCAGGCGACGACGGTGGATGCGGCCGCCGATGCCGAGCCGGGCAAGATCCTGCATGAGGTGCGGCAGGGTGAGATGGCGATGCTGGGGGAAGTGCCCTTCCGCCACTATTACGGCAGCGTGGACAGCACGCCGTTGTTCCTCATGCTCGCCGGCGCCTATGTCGAGCGCACGCAGGATGACGAGACGGCGCGGCTGCTGTGGCCGCATTTCGTCGCGGCCCTCGACTGGATCGAGCGATACGGCGACCGTGATGGCGATGGCTTCGTCGAATACTATCGCGCGACGGAGAACGGCCTCGCCAACCAGGGCTGGAAGGATAGCTGGGATAGCGTTTTCCATGCCGATGGCGCGCTCGCCAAAGGCGCCATCGCCCTGTGCGAAGTCCAAGGCTATGTCTATGCCGCACGGAAAGCGATGGGGATGATCGGCCGCCGGTTGGGTCATGAGGATCTCGCCGCCGCGCAGGAGACGAAAGCCGAAGCACTGCGCGTCGCGTTCGAGGCGGCCTATTGGTGCGAGGAGATCGGCACCTATGCCCTCGCGCTCGACGGTGAAAAGAAGCCCTGCCGCGTGCGGTCATCGAATGCCGGGCACCTGATGCTGAGCGGCATCGTCTCGGCCGAGCGTGCGGCGATCATGGCGCAAGGCTTTATGTCGAGCCAGTTCTTCACCGGTTGGGGCATTCGCACCATCGCCTCCTCCGAAGCGCGGTACAATCCCATGGCCTATCACAATGGTTCCGTCTGGCCGCATGATAATGCCCTGATCGGCATGGGCCTCGCGCGGTATGGCCATACCGATGCGGTGGCGAAGATCTTCGGCGGCATCTTCGACGCCGCGCATGCAATCGAGCTGCGCCGGCTGCCGGAATTGTTTTGTGGCTTTGCGCGCCGCCGCGCGCAGGGGCCGACCTTCTATCCCGTCGCCTGCTCGCCCCAGGCCTGGGCGGCCAGCACCCTTCCGGCCCTGATGCAGGCAAGCCTCGGCATCACCTTCGATGTGGCCAATCGGTCGGTGGTCTTCAACAAACCATCCCTGCCGGCGTTCCTGGATGAGGTGACGCTGCACAACCTGTCGCCCGGCACCGGTCGGATCAGCGTCGTGCTGCGCC